In Palleronia sp. LCG004, a single window of DNA contains:
- the coaBC gene encoding bifunctional phosphopantothenoylcysteine decarboxylase/phosphopantothenate--cysteine ligase CoaBC: MNLQGKHILLIVGGGIAAYKSLDLVRRLRERGATVTPVLTRAGAEFVTPLSLSSLCGRKVYDDLWDLTDEAEMGHIQLSRVADLIVVAPATADLMAKMAGGHADDLASTLLLATDTPVLMAPAMNVRMWTHAATRRNLGTLTADGIATVGPNEGDMACGEFGPGRMAEPLEIVEAVGIRLGGGPLAGRHVVVTSGPTHEPIDPVRYIANRSSGAQGAAIAAALRDLGARVTFVTGPADRPPPQGVDIRRVETAAEMLDAVEGALPADVAIFAAAVADWRVANAAGQKMKKGPSGLPHLDLVENPDILATIARMEEGRPRLVVGFAAETENVLENATAKRVRKGCDWILANDVSPATGIMGGAENALTLVTTDGVEDWPRDTKVAQAARLARRIADHLEASET, from the coding sequence ATGAACCTCCAGGGCAAACATATCCTTCTGATCGTGGGTGGCGGCATCGCGGCCTACAAGTCGCTCGACCTCGTCCGGCGGTTGCGCGAACGGGGCGCAACGGTCACGCCCGTCCTCACGCGCGCCGGAGCGGAGTTCGTCACGCCGCTTTCCCTGTCATCGCTTTGCGGGCGGAAGGTCTACGACGATCTGTGGGATCTGACCGACGAGGCCGAGATGGGGCATATCCAGCTTTCTCGCGTGGCCGATCTCATCGTCGTGGCCCCGGCAACCGCCGACCTGATGGCGAAGATGGCCGGCGGCCACGCCGACGACCTTGCCTCCACGCTGCTCCTCGCGACCGACACACCCGTCCTGATGGCCCCCGCGATGAACGTGCGTATGTGGACGCACGCGGCGACACGTCGAAATCTCGGGACGCTGACGGCCGATGGTATCGCAACCGTCGGCCCGAACGAGGGGGACATGGCCTGCGGCGAATTCGGCCCGGGACGCATGGCCGAACCGCTCGAAATCGTCGAAGCTGTCGGGATCCGGCTGGGGGGCGGACCGCTTGCGGGACGGCATGTCGTCGTGACGTCCGGGCCGACGCATGAGCCGATCGATCCCGTGCGCTATATCGCCAACCGCTCCTCCGGTGCGCAGGGGGCGGCAATCGCCGCGGCGCTCCGCGATCTCGGGGCGCGCGTGACATTCGTGACGGGACCCGCCGATCGTCCGCCGCCGCAGGGGGTCGATATCCGTCGCGTCGAGACGGCGGCCGAGATGCTCGACGCCGTGGAGGGCGCACTTCCGGCGGATGTCGCGATCTTCGCCGCCGCTGTTGCCGATTGGCGCGTGGCGAACGCGGCCGGGCAGAAGATGAAGAAGGGTCCATCCGGGTTGCCCCATCTCGACCTCGTCGAGAACCCGGATATCCTCGCTACCATCGCGCGGATGGAAGAAGGTCGTCCGCGACTCGTCGTGGGGTTCGCGGCCGAGACGGAGAACGTCCTCGAGAACGCGACCGCCAAGCGTGTGCGGAAGGGATGTGACTGGATCCTCGCCAACGATGTCTCACCGGCGACGGGGATCATGGGCGGGGCAGAAAATGCACTGACCCTCGTCACGACGGACGGGGTCGAGGACTGGCCCCGCGATACCAAGGTGGCGCAGGCGGCACGGCTCGCGCGCCGCATCGCCGATCATCTGGAGGCATCCGAGACATGA
- a CDS encoding ChaN family lipoprotein translates to MRCFIRLSIAVLTLGTAIAHAQDVPLKADIVVMGELHDIAEHHANQAGWIDRMGPSAIVFEMLEPEQGEIATDMQGDPAEILGTALAWEERGWPDFNIYAPIFARANGARIYGASVARDRAALAVEDGAAAVIGPGASESFALDIPIPLEERAIREAEQAEAHCGLMPPEMLAGMVEAQRLRDATLAQIAIRAFDETGGSVAIVTGNGHARNDWGVPVYLKAARPDLSVTSIGQYVDAESDAPFDHVVIAGGYPDDRDDPCDALR, encoded by the coding sequence GTGAGGTGCTTCATTCGACTGTCCATCGCCGTCCTGACCCTCGGGACGGCGATCGCGCATGCGCAGGACGTACCTCTGAAGGCGGATATCGTCGTGATGGGCGAACTTCACGACATCGCAGAGCATCATGCCAATCAGGCCGGCTGGATCGACCGCATGGGACCTTCTGCAATCGTGTTCGAGATGCTCGAACCCGAACAGGGCGAAATTGCCACCGATATGCAAGGCGATCCTGCCGAAATTCTCGGGACCGCACTTGCCTGGGAAGAACGCGGTTGGCCCGATTTCAACATCTATGCACCGATCTTTGCTAGGGCGAACGGTGCCCGGATCTACGGCGCAAGCGTTGCGCGAGACCGGGCCGCTCTGGCTGTCGAGGACGGTGCCGCGGCGGTGATCGGACCCGGCGCTTCAGAGAGCTTTGCTCTAGATATTCCAATCCCCCTCGAAGAACGGGCGATCCGTGAGGCCGAGCAGGCAGAGGCGCATTGCGGGTTGATGCCTCCAGAAATGCTGGCCGGCATGGTCGAGGCCCAGAGGTTGCGAGACGCCACGCTTGCACAGATTGCGATCCGCGCCTTCGATGAAACCGGCGGCTCTGTCGCGATCGTCACGGGCAACGGCCATGCGAGAAACGATTGGGGCGTTCCCGTATATCTGAAGGCTGCGCGGCCCGACCTCTCGGTCACTTCGATCGGACAATATGTCGACGCTGAGTCCGATGCGCCTTTCGACCATGTGGTGATCGCCGGCGGCTATCCGGACGACCGGGACGATCCCTGCGACGCCCTGCGCTAG